The genomic segment CTGGGCGTGCGCGACGCAGGGGGCGATCATCGTGCGAAACCGGTCGGCGGCCCGGTTCCACGTGAGGGTGTCCCGGCCCCCAGTGAGCAGGTAGATCAGTCGCGCCCCGACGCCGGCCGCCGCGTCGATCACCGGCATCAGCGCATCCTGCGCGGCCTGCGGGTCGGAGGTCAGTCGGCCGCCGGCGAACAGATGATAGGCCGCCTCGACAGTATAGTCGTTGCGCTGCAATAGATTTGAGAATCCCGGGTCGAGCAGCTGGCTGTCCAGAACGCTCAGCCGGGATACGCCGAGTGCCGTCCAGTGGGTTTCCAGCTCGGCCAATTCGGCACCGTAGAACGTGACGTTGTGCACCGACAGACGCGGGTGGGCCGGCATCGCGTCAGCCACGATTCTCGATCTCGATGCCGAATCGATCACGGAATGGCCGGAATTCGGCATGTAGGGCATCGAGGTCTTCGCCGATGTCGGTCAGCAGCGCGGTGGAGTAGCGGAACTTGCCGTAGCGGTCGCCGCGATTGGCGGCCAGGTAGTCGCGCATCGCCGTCTCGGCTTCGGGTGTGACCTGACGGCCGGCGAATGCGTAGTAGCGCTGCACCGTCGCCACCTGATCGGCGATGAAATCGGTGTAGCGGATATGCAGGATGCGCGGATCATCCACCATCGGATTGCTCATCGTGTTGGCGACGCCGGCGCGGGTCAACTCCAGGTGCATCTTCGCCAGCGCGTGCAGGTCGACGGGACCGGACATGCCCTCGGCGATGTCAGCCATCATCATGGTGCGCGACGCCGCGACTTGCACCGGGTCGCGGTGCAGCCAGACCAGGGTGGCGTCGGGATACGCCTCGAACATCTCTTTGAGCCGGAAGCCGTGAAAACCCTTGAGCACCCAGTACTTTCGCGGCCGATTGTACTGCAGCTGTTGCAGCATCGCCTTGTGCAGCCGGTATTGCGCGCCCGCATCGGTGGCCAGGCCGCCGACCAGCGACTGCATCGGCACCCGCCACCACGCCGTCGGCGTCATGACCCGGAAGTCGAAGGCCCAGGTGCGTTCGTCCTCGGGCAGGCCGTCGCCCAGCATGTCGTTGTACGGATGGCTGTGCAGCCACTTGGGCATCTTCGCGTTGATCTCGCGCCAGTCGGCGTCGGCCCGGGCGCGACGCGGATCGTCGTCGGCCGCCAGCCCCGGTGGCGGCGACGGGTACATCACCTCCCAGAAGCGCAGCGCCCGCCCGCGCGGATCGACGGACATCAGCGCGTGCATCAGCGTTGTCCCCGAACGTGGTTCGCCGGTCACGAACATCGGCGCCTCGATCACCTCGTCGCCGATCGGGTAGCGGTTGCGGTCCTCGATGAATTCCAGCCGCGAAGTCAACAACCAGTGGCACACCTGCGCGGCCGCCGCGGTGCCCGCGGCGTCCATGCCGAGACTGTTGAGATGGTCGGCGGCGACGGCGAAGCGCTCCGGCAACGTCGGGTCGCCGTAATCGTGCAGTCCGGTCTCGGCCTGCGCGGCACGCAGCAACTCGGCGGCGTCCAGGTGTGCGCTCACGACAGATCTCCGCACAGCCGCATCAGTTCATCCTCTGCGGCAAGAACATTCGCAGCCGATGCGGCGGCGTATGTCAGGCCGGCCATAGCGCCGTAATCGAGGATCTTGGGCACCCGCAGTCCCGCGTCCACATAGGTCTTGATGATCTTCGCGACCTCTCGCGCAGTGCCGTGCGGCACGACGGCTAGCAGCATCTCGGGCTGCGCGTTGTCCAGGAACGTCAGGATCCGCTCGCGGGTGAGCACCGCGGGATCGATGTCCTGAAAGCCGCGCCAGCTGGGGCCCATCGGGTGTTCGAACCCGAAGCCGCGCAATGTCTCGGCCGACACCTGTAGCAGGAATGCCTTGACCAGCGGCGCCCGCAGGATCTCGGCAAGAGCGTCTTCGCTCGCGCCGATGAGACACACCTGCATGAAGCCCGGCGTGATCGCCATCGGATCGCGGCCGGCGCGTTCGGCGGATTTCCTTACCGCCGAGAGCATTTCGGCGTAGTGCTCCGCGGTCCACGCCCCGGCGGGCCACCAACCGTCGGCGTGGCGGCCGGCGATGTCGAGCATGCGCGGGCCGCTCGCGCCGATCCAGATCCGTGGGAACCGTCCTTGATATGGCTCGGTGTCCAACCGCGCGTGGTGCAGCGTGTAGAACTGCCCCTCGAAGTCGACCGGGCCATCGCTCTCCCAGAGCAGCCGGATGACCGTCAGCGCTTCCTCGAAGCGGCTGACCGGGTGGGAGAAGTCGAAGCCGTACGGCAGCGTGTTCTCACTTTCGCCGCTGCCCAACCCGAGGATGAAGCGTCCCTTCGCGAGGTGGTCGATGGTCAGCGCGGTCTGGGCGAGCAGCGACGGGTGGCGCCGCACGGTGTCGACCACCGCGCTCACCAGCGGGACGTGCTCGGTCAGCACGGCGGCCGCGGCCGCTACCGACAGGCCGTCGAGATGTCGATGCGGTGACGGCGACGCGGTGGCGAGGTCGGTGAACTCGGGCGTCCAGATCGAGTCCGGCCAAAAGCTGACCATGTGATCGGGCAGCCAGATCGAGTGGTAGCGCCCGCTGTCGAGTTCGGCGAGCCGGGACATGTCGAGGGGCAGGGTCGTGCGCAGGAACGCGGCGGGCTGAACTTTCATCCGTAGCTAGGCCTGACTGTGCGAGGGGTGCTCTCCGCGTAATGCTAAGCGGCTGCACAGCATGCCGTTCACGGTATGGCCGGCATGAGTGTGCGCCCCGGCTCGTCAGCGCA from the Mycobacterium lentiflavum genome contains:
- a CDS encoding LLM class flavin-dependent oxidoreductase, whose translation is MKVQPAAFLRTTLPLDMSRLAELDSGRYHSIWLPDHMVSFWPDSIWTPEFTDLATASPSPHRHLDGLSVAAAAAVLTEHVPLVSAVVDTVRRHPSLLAQTALTIDHLAKGRFILGLGSGESENTLPYGFDFSHPVSRFEEALTVIRLLWESDGPVDFEGQFYTLHHARLDTEPYQGRFPRIWIGASGPRMLDIAGRHADGWWPAGAWTAEHYAEMLSAVRKSAERAGRDPMAITPGFMQVCLIGASEDALAEILRAPLVKAFLLQVSAETLRGFGFEHPMGPSWRGFQDIDPAVLTRERILTFLDNAQPEMLLAVVPHGTAREVAKIIKTYVDAGLRVPKILDYGAMAGLTYAAASAANVLAAEDELMRLCGDLS
- a CDS encoding sulfotransferase family protein, encoding MSAHLDAAELLRAAQAETGLHDYGDPTLPERFAVAADHLNSLGMDAAGTAAAAQVCHWLLTSRLEFIEDRNRYPIGDEVIEAPMFVTGEPRSGTTLMHALMSVDPRGRALRFWEVMYPSPPPGLAADDDPRRARADADWREINAKMPKWLHSHPYNDMLGDGLPEDERTWAFDFRVMTPTAWWRVPMQSLVGGLATDAGAQYRLHKAMLQQLQYNRPRKYWVLKGFHGFRLKEMFEAYPDATLVWLHRDPVQVAASRTMMMADIAEGMSGPVDLHALAKMHLELTRAGVANTMSNPMVDDPRILHIRYTDFIADQVATVQRYYAFAGRQVTPEAETAMRDYLAANRGDRYGKFRYSTALLTDIGEDLDALHAEFRPFRDRFGIEIENRG